A part of Liolophura sinensis isolate JHLJ2023 chromosome 1, CUHK_Ljap_v2, whole genome shotgun sequence genomic DNA contains:
- the LOC135462718 gene encoding uncharacterized protein DDB_G0290685-like, whose protein sequence is MAGLYSLAQATSDHTTPVTCRPSSVFHVQTARDYVHDIIERSRPVILSAYQKVEYNPEQDDITAELTLKHMNAVASICRLLDGPEEGTAVELEKRAMSIEASCFGALVLGILQTADDSESSILCSLGAAYFPHNAAMRRAQPHRAVERIPWRETENGKNYYRRETDGHLETENDEEPHREANRLTDNGGGISDEADRHANEINGLSDDGHEQPDEANRHVNVANRLPDDGDEHPDEANRHVNVANRLPDDGDEQPDEANRHVNVANRLPDDGDEQPDEANRQLNETNGLSEDGDEQPDEANRHVNEANGLPDDGDEQPDEANRHVNEANGLPDDGDEQPDEANRHVNEANGFPDDGDKQPDEANRHVNEANGFPDDGDEQPDEANRQLNETNGLSEDGDEQPDEANRHVNEANGFPDDGEEQPDEFNRHVSEDNGFPDDGDEQQNEANRQLNETNRLPDDGDEQPDEANRHVNGANRLSDDGDEQPDEANRYVNEANRLPDDGDEQPDEANRQVNEANRLRDDGDEQPDEANRYVNEANGLPDDGDEQPDEANRHVNEANRLPDDGDEQPDEANRHVNEANRLPEDGDEHPDEANRHVNEANGLPEDGDEHPDEANRHVHETNRPPDDGDEHSDEASRLRDEVDEQSDNVTRHPDEVNGDPDERDAHPDDEHPDEANGYVDEANLHRDEVGGHPDERDILSDQTDGHPNKANGYPVEENGHTAQANDHQDKIDGLPGEREGQADETNWNPHETYGYPGEADVYTDEANGYLETDAHPAERDGHPHETSGQMDDGNEHPGDENVHPIKIDGPQADSYGYIDEEDKQLEIGDDPQTNTDDKDGLEACYEKPQAVESHPNKEKLYSEEIVVLSNEANLHPNETDVHGNDENILTDDTDVHSSEEDVYPNEEDRLPNETYLHPYEEDVRPKEAAMRLNDANVYPTETAGHLNEAEVHPNKTEVHLCQAERCRQRRQMTIKR, encoded by the exons ATGGCTGGCCTTTACTCCCTAGCACAG GCAACATCAGATCACACAACCCCAGTCACGTGTCGGCCATCATCGGTCTTTCATG TTCAGACCGCCAGGGATTACGTACATGATATCATCGAAAGGTCAAGGCCGGTCATATTGAGTGCTTATCAGAAGGTGGAGTATAATCCTGAGCAGGACGATATAACCGCCGAG CTGACCTTGAAGCACATGAACGCCGTGGCATCGATATGTAGGTTGCTTGACGGGCCTGAGGAAGGCACGGCCGTGGAGCTAGAAAAGCGAGCAATGAGTATTGAAG CTAGCTGTTTCGGCGCTCTTGTACTCGGAATATTGCAGACAGCCGACGACTCGGAGAGTTCCATTCTGTGCTCGCTGGGTGCTGCGTATTTCCCCCACAATGCTGCCATGCGCCGTGCTCAACCACACAGGGCCGTCGAGCGGATACCATGGCGCGAAACAGAAAATGGCAAGAACTATTATCGCAGAGAGACGGACGGACATCTTGAGACAGAGAATGATGAGGAGCCTCACCGAGAGGCCAATAGACTCACAGACAATGGAGGCGGAATCTCAGATGAGGCGGACAGGCATGCAAATGAGATCAACGGACTCTCAGACGATGGACACGAGCAGCCAGATGAAGCTAACAGACATGTAAATGTGGCCAACAGACTCCCAGATGATGGAGACGAACATCCAGATGAAGCTAACAGACATGTAAATGTGGCCAACAGACTCCCAGATGATGGAGACGAACAGCCAGATGAAGCTAACAGACATGTAAATGTGGCCAACAGACTCCCAGATGATGGAGACGAACAGCCAGATGAAGCTAACAGACAGCTAAATGAGACCAACGGACTCTCAGAGGATGGAGACGAACAACCAGATGAAGCTAACAGACATGTAAACGAGGCTAACGGACTCCCAGATGATGGAGACGAACAGCCAGATGAAGCTAACAGACATGTAAACGAGGCTAACGGACTCCCAGATGATGGAGACGAACAGCCAGATGAAGCTAACAGACATGTAAACGAGGCTAACGGATTCCCAGATGATGGAGACAAACAGCCAGATGAAGCTAACAGGCATGTAAACGAGGCTAACGGATTCCCAGATGATGGAGATGAACAGCCAGATGAAGCTAACAGACAGCTAAATGAGACCAACGGACTCTCAGAGGATGGAGACGAACAACCAGATGAAGCTAACAGACATGTAAACGAGGCTAACGGATTCCCAGATGATGGAGAGGAACAGCCAGATGAATTTAACAGACATGTAAGCGAGGACAACGGATTCCCAGATGATGGAGACGAACAGCAAAATGAAGCTAACAGACAGCTAAATGAAACCAACAGACTCCCAGATGATGGAGACGAACAGCCAGATGAAGCTAACAGACATGTAAATGGGGCCAACAGACTCTCAGATGATGGAGACGAACAGCCAGATGAAGCTAACAGATATGTAAACGAAGCCAACAGACTTCCAGATGATGGAGACGAACAGCCAGATGAAGCTAACAGACAGGTAAATGAGGCCAACAGACTCCGAGACGATGGAGACGAACAGCCAGATGAAGCTAACAGATATGTAAACGAGGCTAACGGACTCCCAGATGATGGAGACGAACAGCCAGATGAAGCTAACAGACATGTAAACGAGGCCAACAGACTCCCAGATGATGGAGACGAACAACCAGATGAAGCTAACAGACATGTAAACGAGGCCAACAGACTCCCAGAGGATGGAGACGAACATCCAGATGAAGCTAACAGACATGTAAACGAGGCCAACGGACTCCCAGAGGATGGAGACGAACATCCAGATGAAGCTAACAGACATGTACACGAGACCAACAGACCCCCAGATGATGGAGACGAACATTCAGATGAGGCGAGTAGACTTCGAGATGAGGTAGATGAACAATCTGATAATGTGACCAGACATCCAGACGAGGTTAATGGAGACCCAGATGAGAGAGACGCACACCCAGATGATGAACATCCAGATGAGGCAAATGGATATGTAGATGAGGCAAATCTACACCGAGATGAGGTAGGTGGACACCCAGATGAAAGGGACATACTCTCAGATCAGACGGATGGACATCCAAATAAAGCGAACGGATATCCAGTAGAGGAAAATGGACACACAGCTCAGGCAAATGATCACCAAGATAAGATCGATGGACTTCCAGGTGAGAGGGAGGGACAAGCAGATGAGACCAATTGGAACCCACATGAAACGTACGGATATCCAGGCGAGGCGGATGTATACACAGATGAGGCAAACGGTTACCTTGAGACAGATGCACATCCAGCTGAAAGAGATGGCCACCCTCATGAGACAAGTGGACAAATGGATGACGGAAACGAACACCCAGGGGATGAAAATGTACACCCAATAAAGATAGACGGACCGCAAGCGGATTCATATGGTTACATAGATGAGGAAGATAAACAGTTAGAAATTGGTGATGATCctcagacaaacacagatgacaAGGATGGACTCGAGGCATGTTATGAAAAGCCCCAGGCAGTCGAGAGTCATCCGAACAAGGAAAAGCTATATTCAGAAGAGATAGTTGTGCTTTCAAATGAGGCAAATCTTCATCCTAACGAGACAGATGTACATGGAAATGATGAAAATATCCTCACAGATGATACAGATGTGCATTCAAGTGAGGAAGATGTGTATCCAAACGAGGAAGATAGGCTTCCAAATGAGACATATTTACATCCATATGAGGAAGATGTGCGTCCAAAGGAGGCAGCGATGCGTCTAAATGATGCAAATGTGTATCCAACTGAGACAGCTGGGCATCTGAATGAGGCAGAGGTGCATCCAAACAAGACAGAGGTACATCTGTGTCAGGCAGAG AGGTGCAGGCAAAGGAGGCAGATGACCATCAAGCGGTGA